The following are from one region of the Candidatus Bathyarchaeia archaeon genome:
- a CDS encoding ABC transporter permease, whose protein sequence is MFEEIVEAFRQALGLILSGDPEVLSITALSLYTSGFATLLSCAWSLPIGALLGLFGFPGKRWIRSFFNAMLGIPTVALGLFLYLLLSRSGPLGALQLLYTPWGIIMGQSILISPIIVSFSSGALESIDVELKDLARTLGASGLQTTLAIIREASRGIALAILAAFNRAISELGIALMIGGNIRHATRVLTTAISLETAKGEIALSMALAIILMAIVFSMTLAMELFRRG, encoded by the coding sequence GAAGCGTTCCGCCAAGCGCTCGGCCTGATCTTGAGCGGAGACCCCGAGGTGCTCTCAATAACGGCCCTATCGCTTTACACATCCGGCTTCGCGACCCTGCTATCCTGCGCTTGGAGTCTTCCCATCGGGGCGCTCCTCGGACTATTTGGATTCCCGGGCAAGAGGTGGATCAGGAGCTTCTTCAATGCCATGCTCGGGATCCCGACGGTTGCCCTTGGCCTGTTCCTTTACTTGCTACTATCCAGGAGTGGGCCGCTCGGAGCCCTCCAGCTCCTGTATACACCATGGGGGATCATAATGGGCCAATCAATCCTGATCTCACCCATAATTGTTAGCTTCTCGAGCGGTGCGTTGGAATCCATCGATGTAGAGCTGAAGGACCTCGCTAGGACCTTGGGCGCATCGGGCCTTCAAACGACCTTGGCGATCATAAGGGAGGCCTCGCGGGGCATCGCGCTGGCGATCCTAGCGGCCTTCAACAGGGCCATCTCGGAGCTCGGGATCGCGCTCATGATAGGGGGGAACATAAGGCACGCTACTAGGGTCCTGACGACGGCCATATCCCTCGAGACGGCCAAGGGGGAGATCGCGCTCAGCATGGCCTTGGCGATCATCCTAATGGCCATAGTCTTTTCGATGACACTCGCGATGGAGCTCTTCAGGAGGGGGTGA
- a CDS encoding phosphate ABC transporter ATP-binding protein, with amino-acid sequence MSLSGHLRVECLEKEYGPIKALDSVTLDFDAGKIVALLGINGSGKTTLLRVLAGLEEPSRGEILLDGRRMRGSDLRKVSTMVFQKAVMFDMSVYDNVAFGLRVRGIGEGEIERRVLRALASVGMEDLRERRARKLSGGEQQRVALARAFAIEPKVLLLDEPTANLDPANSAIIESAIRRVGRGEDRIVILATHNLYQAKRLADEVVHMHAGRVLEVAGPEDFFLRPSNEITRRFINGELQF; translated from the coding sequence GTGAGCTTGAGCGGCCATCTCAGGGTGGAGTGCCTCGAAAAGGAATATGGTCCGATCAAGGCGTTGGATTCGGTAACGTTGGACTTCGATGCGGGCAAGATAGTGGCGCTCCTGGGGATCAATGGCTCCGGGAAGACAACGCTCCTGAGGGTTTTGGCCGGCTTGGAGGAGCCGAGCAGAGGGGAGATATTGCTCGATGGGAGGCGCATGAGGGGGAGCGACCTCCGCAAGGTTTCAACGATGGTTTTCCAAAAGGCCGTTATGTTCGATATGAGCGTTTACGATAACGTGGCCTTCGGACTCAGGGTCAGGGGCATTGGGGAGGGGGAGATCGAGAGGAGGGTGCTCCGGGCTTTGGCCTCGGTGGGGATGGAGGATCTGCGGGAGAGAAGGGCAAGGAAGTTATCGGGGGGGGAGCAGCAAAGGGTCGCGCTGGCGAGGGCCTTCGCCATAGAACCCAAAGTGCTGTTGTTGGATGAACCGACCGCGAACCTCGATCCGGCCAACTCCGCGATCATAGAGAGCGCGATCAGGCGTGTTGGAAGGGGAGAGGATCGCATCGTTATATTGGCCACCCACAACTTGTATCAGGCCAAGAGGCTGGCGGATGAGGTCGTCCATATGCATGCTGGGAGGGTCTTGGAGGTCGCTGGACCGGAGGATTTCTTCCTGCGTCCTAGCAATGAGATTACGAGGAGATTCATAAACGGTGAGCTCCAATTCTGA
- a CDS encoding RidA family protein gives MGKAVIRTDMAHAPRAHYSQAVRAGDFIYVSGLLAIDPRTDEPVRGGIKEQTAAVLENLKALLEASGSSLDDVVKVTVFLKDIRDISAMNEVFKAHFPRDPPARSTIEAKLASPEFLVEIEAIAYAGR, from the coding sequence ATGGGCAAAGCGGTCATCAGGACCGATATGGCGCATGCCCCAAGGGCCCATTATTCGCAGGCGGTCAGAGCGGGTGATTTCATCTATGTATCGGGCTTATTGGCCATCGACCCGAGGACGGACGAGCCGGTTCGGGGAGGAATTAAGGAGCAAACGGCGGCCGTTCTCGAGAACCTGAAGGCCCTGCTCGAGGCCTCGGGCTCCTCGTTGGATGACGTGGTCAAGGTCACGGTGTTCTTGAAGGATATAAGGGATATAAGTGCTATGAATGAGGTCTTCAAGGCCCACTTCCCAAGGGATCCGCCGGCCAGATCAACCATAGAGGCCAAGCTTGCCTCCCCGGAATTTCTGGTCGAGATAGAGGCAATCGCCTACGCGGGTCGATGA
- a CDS encoding nitroreductase family protein, with protein sequence MDALEAIRKRRSVRRYKPTPIPSDIIEKLVDAGRWAPSAMNVQPWEFVAITNPETRKRIADITDYGKFIAEAPLCIAVLCKDTKYYLEDGCAAVENILIAATALGLGTCWVAGDKKRYADEIRKLLGAPSGYKLVALISVGYPDEGEGRRERRDLKEILHYERF encoded by the coding sequence TTGGATGCCTTGGAGGCCATAAGGAAGAGGAGGAGCGTCAGGAGGTATAAGCCAACGCCGATACCAAGCGATATAATAGAGAAGCTCGTCGATGCCGGGAGATGGGCGCCATCCGCCATGAACGTGCAACCTTGGGAGTTCGTCGCCATAACGAATCCTGAAACCCGCAAAAGGATAGCGGATATTACCGACTACGGGAAGTTCATAGCCGAGGCGCCGCTCTGCATCGCGGTCCTCTGCAAGGATACTAAGTATTATCTGGAGGATGGATGCGCGGCCGTTGAGAACATCCTAATAGCTGCTACGGCGCTCGGCCTCGGGACCTGCTGGGTGGCCGGGGACAAGAAGAGATATGCCGACGAGATCCGGAAGCTCCTCGGCGCACCGAGCGGCTATAAGCTGGTGGCCCTCATCTCCGTTGGATACCCGGACGAGGGAGAAGGGCGCAGGGAGAGGCGCGATCTGAAGGAGATCCTCCATTACGAGCGGTTCTAG
- a CDS encoding cysteine synthase family protein, producing the protein MGNTPLVRIRRLTGPGDATIFAKLEKYNPGGSIKDRVAKYMIEMAEREGRLTKGMTIIEPTSGNTGIALAMIGIAKGYRVKIVMPKSMSVERRIMMRAMGAELMLVEDEEWRGAAIELARELAEEKGYFMPNQFENCANILAHYETTGREILEQTDGRIDMLVAGIGTGGTIMGVGKRLKEFDPGIRVVGVEAYPGSRIQGLRNFSQSGYVPPILDASKLDEKVMINDEDAFRMTKELAEKEGLFVGPSSGAAMWVALQKAKELGEGKTIVVIFPDGGEKYLSMGIFG; encoded by the coding sequence ATCGGGAATACTCCACTGGTGAGGATCAGAAGGCTAACGGGGCCGGGGGATGCCACCATATTTGCGAAACTGGAGAAGTATAACCCCGGGGGCTCGATAAAGGACAGGGTGGCCAAGTATATGATAGAGATGGCTGAGAGGGAGGGAAGGCTCACAAAGGGGATGACGATAATTGAGCCTACATCCGGGAACACTGGGATAGCGCTGGCGATGATTGGGATCGCGAAGGGCTACAGGGTTAAGATCGTTATGCCCAAGTCGATGAGCGTCGAAAGGAGGATTATGATGAGGGCCATGGGGGCCGAGTTGATGCTCGTCGAGGATGAGGAATGGAGGGGGGCCGCCATAGAGTTGGCGAGGGAGTTGGCCGAGGAGAAGGGGTACTTCATGCCAAATCAATTCGAGAATTGCGCCAATATCTTAGCCCATTACGAAACGACGGGGAGGGAGATCTTGGAGCAAACCGACGGGAGGATCGATATGCTCGTCGCAGGAATTGGGACCGGCGGGACGATAATGGGCGTGGGAAAAAGGCTGAAGGAGTTCGATCCGGGGATAAGGGTGGTGGGCGTTGAGGCCTATCCGGGCTCAAGGATACAGGGCTTGAGGAACTTCAGCCAAAGCGGTTACGTCCCCCCGATCCTAGATGCCTCCAAGCTCGATGAAAAGGTCATGATCAATGACGAGGATGCGTTCAGGATGACCAAGGAGCTGGCGGAGAAGGAGGGCCTATTCGTCGGCCCTAGCTCCGGGGCGGCTATGTGGGTAGCCCTCCAAAAGGCCAAGGAGCTCGGGGAGGGCAAGACGATAGTGGTGATCTTCCCGGACGGCGGGGAGAAGTATTTGAGCATGGGTATATTCGGATGA
- a CDS encoding desulfoferrodoxin, producing MVAKGDKFKCDVCGIVCTIDEICGCSECDLICCGKPMKRVSKK from the coding sequence TTGGTGGCGAAGGGAGATAAATTCAAGTGTGACGTATGCGGCATTGTATGTACCATCGATGAGATCTGCGGTTGCTCCGAATGCGATTTGATTTGTTGTGGAAAGCCCATGAAGAGAGTTTCCAAGAAGTGA